Sequence from the Ammospiza caudacuta isolate bAmmCau1 chromosome 9, bAmmCau1.pri, whole genome shotgun sequence genome:
gaaCCTTTCCTGTTATGTTTTCTAGCTGTACATCAATTTGGAAGAAATAGCATCAACTTTTTCCCGTATATTCATTTTGAAGTAGTTCAAATCCTGACGTAATCTAATTATAGTCTTTTTCTTaggtttattttgattttgtaaTGTTCTTGATGGCAAGCAGGAACGACATTCTTTGTCATATACTTTATCAAGCAGATATTTGGTGATAGAGTCTTAATATTTTACAAACATGGAATTAATTCCATTTACTATTGCCTGTTCATTTAacatttttcctgcctttcagtTCACCAAGAGATTTCCAGTGATGGGATGAGCTGGTCTATCCTGGGCCTGCCTGTAGTCTCTTACCTTGACTCCGGAGAGTACATCTGTAAAGCAAAGAATTTCCTGGGGGCAACAGAGGCCTTCATCTCGCTCATCATCACAGACTCAGAAAGCACAGATGACCCTAACTCTAGTGCCAAAGGCACGTGGAATGGCAAGGCCAGCGGGATGGAGGCAGCTGCCTACAATGACAAACTGGTGGCCAGGTACGTTATCACCACCTCCACCGTGCCCACGCTGGGGGCTGGGGCGGGCACCGGAGACAGCGTCCTCATCCCGGACACGGCTCAGGACAGCAACCCCCAGAACCTGCTGGTGAGCCCCACCACgggccagcaggagccagagagGATGGTGAGGTCTGTCAGGGTCATAGGGGACACCGACCAGAGCATCACCCTGGCCTGGAAGGCGCCTATGGCAAAGAACACCACGGTGTTCAGCGTCCTTTACGCCGTCTTTGGGGAGAGGGACATGCGGCGGATCAACGTGGAGCCAGGCAAGACCAAGGTCACTCTGTACGGGCTGCTGCCAAAGACCAAGTACATCGTGTGCGTCTGTGTGAAAGGGCTGATCCCCAGGAAGGAGCAGTGCATCATATTTTCCACAGACGAAGTAGTCAGTGCAGGAGGGACGCAGAAGCTCATCAATGTGGTTGTCATCAGCGTGGCCTGTGTCATTGCTGTTCCTCTGACCCTGGTGGTCTGCTGCGGAGCCCTGAAACGGCGCTGCAAGAAATGCTTTGTGCGCAAGCCCAAGGACGCGCAGGAATCGTACGTCACCTTCGAGAGCCTGTCCCCCGGGGCCAAGGCCAAGGGCGTGGAGGGAGAGTACCTGACCAGGCACACCCCTGACGAGTCCAACAGGCTGCTCTCCGCCCGCTCCAGCGTGGACTCGGAAGCCATACCAAAGATAGAGGGACAGCCCAATGAGTACTTCTGCTGACAGTACCTAGGCTGGCTGTCAGCTCGCCCAGGGGGAAGTGGGTGGCTGTTCTGTgactctgctccagcactgcacGCCACCCTGTCCATGCTTCTGTCTCTGACACGTTCTGGAAGAGGATGCAAGAAGACAGACAGTGCCCAAGCTTTACAGAAACATGTTGCTCACACCACTTGGGGTTGGCTGCTT
This genomic interval carries:
- the LRIT1 gene encoding leucine-rich repeat, immunoglobulin-like domain and transmembrane domain-containing protein 1, producing MRLAVTLLCCWALAGLPRAAGSCPSQCSCAFHSLGDGTKARTVLCNDPEMTLPPVNIPVDTSKLRIEKTAIRRVPGEAFHLLHNLEYLWMPYNSLGSLSSITFKGLRRLQELRLDGNNLISFPWESLAGMPQLRLLDLHNNELTSVPPDAARYVRNITYLDLSSNKLMTLPQALIATWANLQAVPYFPNDNSKIILGLQDNPWVCDCSLYEMVHFLNFQSPNIAFIEPRLKCFTPRSLAGVFFSQVELRKCQSPVVHTSVAKVKTILGSTVLLRCGTTGVPIPELSWRRADGAQLNGTVHQEISSDGMSWSILGLPVVSYLDSGEYICKAKNFLGATEAFISLIITDSESTDDPNSSAKGTWNGKASGMEAAAYNDKLVARYVITTSTVPTLGAGAGTGDSVLIPDTAQDSNPQNLLVSPTTGQQEPERMVRSVRVIGDTDQSITLAWKAPMAKNTTVFSVLYAVFGERDMRRINVEPGKTKVTLYGLLPKTKYIVCVCVKGLIPRKEQCIIFSTDEVVSAGGTQKLINVVVISVACVIAVPLTLVVCCGALKRRCKKCFVRKPKDAQESYVTFESLSPGAKAKGVEGEYLTRHTPDESNRLLSARSSVDSEAIPKIEGQPNEYFC